ATCTAGATGTATGATACGAGACTAAAAATTAAGAATTACGGACAATATGAAAGGGGATGACGTAAAGTCAAAACATAACAAACCTCCAAGATCGAAAGAGACTGAACGTTCTTTATGTTTGGCACCACTAAACCGTTTGGAGTAGCCATGGCAATTCCAATGTTATGGGAGCCTAAAAATAACCGACAAGAATATCCATGATTCATGTCATTAAGTTAAAAAAACGAGAGCCAAATAAACATCGGAATAAAGTTACAAACCTCTAAGGATAACTTCAACTGACTCTTCGTTGAAGCAACTATTCACCATGGGGTATTTGCTCAACGCCATTGAAAGCGATTTTATCAGTACTGGAAGGAACGTGAACTTTAAACCGGGTTCCAAATTGTTGGTTTGAAAAGATGCTTTAAGCTCTGCAAGTGCATCGCAATCAATCTCTTCCACGTAATGAAAATGAGGAACCTTAGCAGCCATGGACATCGTTTTAACCATCGTCCGCTGGAATCCCCTGAAGAAAAAACATCTTACCATTTATACCCCAAAAAAGAACTTCGTAAGACCATCATCGGCAATATCATAGTAACTCTAGCTCGGTATATACCTCAAGGGAACAATCGTATCTTCATAGTGCCCTGAAACTTGAGCTGATTCGAGCAAAGAACTCTTTTCTCGATGAAACAGTTGTCCAAGATCGGCAGTAGCAGTAGCAGTAACCAATGGATCTTTGATGATACCTTCTTGAGTAGCATATTTAAGTACATCTTCTTTTAATACCCGACCATCTTTTCCACTTCCTTGGACATCATTAATGTTTATACCATGTTCTTTTGCAAGATTTCGAACGGCAGGTGTGGATAGTACTCCACCGGTAAAGTCTTTGTTTGATTTAGTATCGGGCTGTTTTTCGTTTTCCAAATTACTGAGTGTCACCAGTGGAACCTGAGTGTCCTCGACAGCCATCTTAAGAAGAGTTTCCCCAACCTGAAATTCAAGTCTTTCGTTTCAAAACAGTCCctcaaaaccatatatatacacttgCTAGCAACCTTTCATATTCAACAATGTTTTCGATTCTTCAAAAACCGAGCGAATCATATAACAAACTACCATAGTAGATATTCAACAAACAAGCTTGAAACTAAGTGATTCGGTAACTCAAGAACCGAATGAATCAAATAACAAACTACCATCATAATCAACATAAATACTAAACATTCGAGCACAAACCGGCAGGCGGTTCTCACCTTTACAATATTTCCGGGAACATGAAGAACTTGAGCAACTCTCCCTTTGTAACGACTTGTGATTTCGATCGTCGCTTTGTCGCTTTGAACTTCACAAAGGGGTTGAAACTCTTCAACTTCATCACCCTAAACAAAGCAATAAAAAAGAATCATCAAACATTAAACAAATTTCAATTGGATTCATTTGAATGTAAAACAGGACACCATGAACTTAatcaaattaagcacaaaaattttaaaccctaactAACTCACCTCTTGAATGAACCAtttaagaagctcacattcaGCAATACCTTCACCAGTTTGAGCCAATGGGACATCAACTATTCCATTAGTATGAAGATCAGCCACAGCATTACTTGAAAACTTACATCTATTTTCCATATATGGAATTTTcagctaaaattttaaaaaagaaagaaagaaagaaaaggtaatcgaattatttatcaattaataacaATAACCCAAACTGCGAATTTAATGAAAAACTATCaaattagtgttttttttttttaaaaatttgaagtgAAATTGAGTCTATGAAAATAATAGCTCACAGTGAATTGGTTATTTTGGGGCAACGAAAACGCCGCCATAATGTGAGTGGAGAAGTGACGTTTGTAGTCCGCCGTCGTTGGAACCGGCGACAGAGATGAAGAAGGAAGAAGCCATCGGCGACCGTTGTTCCAGACTTTTATTAGTAAAATTCTCCGGCAGAGCATAATTCTCCGGcgttaatttttatgaaaaaagaagGGGAACAAAGGAACTTTAAAAAGAtaatgtttttaatttcagttttggATGTTTTAGTTTATGAGTTGAAATTCAGACAAATAATAGTGGCTAAACAGGTTACGTCTTGTAATAAAACACGTGTCCTCCTTTTTACAGAAAAAAACACGTGTCCTAACATTAAATTGATTAGTATTTTAATCTAATTcgaaacttaaaattaaaaaagaattgtcgaatttaaaatatcattattttactttatcaaaaataaaaatgcaaattagttagttaaaattgataaagtATTAGATGAAAAAGTATCAATTTAGTAATTTATATACAAACAATCAATAACGATTAAGAATTcagtaaattataatattacaaaatAACAGTTGAAATTTATGtgtttactaaattaaaatacaattttcatAAGGGACCAATATttctaaattaatacattttattccTTTATAATAACAGTGAAATTATTAATCCGATGAAGATAAGGTCAAACACTCATGGATGCGCTGGCAACGTTGATTACGTTTACCCCTAATCCAAATATACACTTTTTTAAACTTCAatttattattctcttatttCTATCATATATTtactttacattttttttttagaaaaagaataaCGAGAGGTTAATTATAAAAGAGCATCTATATATAATTTATCAACCATCGTTGCAAGAATATCTTGGAAAATTTGGGAATCGAAAGGGAGTCACTTTATCAGCCTAGTCAGTGTATGAGCAGTCATATTTACTTCTTTTGAGATTTGTTGTATATTTACATATCAATTTTCTCTAtaaagttttagaatttttaagaatATCATGAATGGCTTCAATTGGTAGGTCACAATAGCCTTTGTCCATTTTACATCTCAAAGTCCAAGAGGAACTCATCATAAATTGCTCATAACTTAGTTTGTTCAACACTAGATCTACTAATATTCTTCCAATCACACTAAATTATCTTCTGCCACTGTTATTGAAAAAGTAAACCTCGAATTTAAACTTTGTACGTCATCAATattcaactttttaaaattttaatatttaatggaTTGGATAATATTTATCTCTATCACTTTTTTTTCAAGTTACTTTCAAAACCTCCACCTTTTAGTTCCAAAGTAAGCATCTTGCCAAGTCTCCATCACTCAAGGACTTGTTTGTTTTTTTGCTTCCTTACACACTATTTTCCTAGGGTTTGATGGATAGAAATAATTTACACAAAGtgcaatcatttaaaaaaaaattagtaaatttagtGTTGCAATCGTAACATctatcatcattttctttaaattgctgtttttattaaaatgaatttggTTTTGGTTGAATTTATATTGTCGATTATGCAGTTAAATAAATTGGAGTTAGATTAGATTgagtcaattttaattttaatttttttaggtcattttgagttaggatttttcaaattaaatcattatagatttgaataattttaagttttcatcactttaattttaaaatatttcaaatgacccatttaatttatttcgagtttaaattaattaaattaaattcaaataaatttaaattcgaATAAATTGTCTAACATTTAAACTTTTCAAACCTTAGATTTATCAAATCAAACAGCTAAACCcaaaattattcttaaaaagaatgaaataagTCATGTCAACCTCAAATTCGACCATGTTTTCATTGGTTTTGTTTTGGCATTGGAGAGAGCCCCACTTTCCATCATTCTCAAACAAGCAAACGTGGCCCAAAAGCTCTTCATCATTCAATGCCTCCACCAAAATTGCCGATCAAGCATGGCCCCCAACTCACCTTGTTcctttttcattattatattgcCATTTTTTTACCGATGAGTTGGCAACTCATGTTGGCATTCTTAACAGGAGAATTGAACTTAGAGATAATATTATCGGAAGAAATAGCCATCAATCTTAAACATATATTACAAAACGAATTTGAAGCACTTTACTTGATGAAATTATCAAGCATAAATGTTTatattgatttttgaattttaattatttctaaacAGTTTATTTATAAGCTAGTTCAATTCCTTTATTTAAATTGACATAGATTGATTCTTAATCTAATAATCATAATTCCAACAACACTGTGCTTTTATCATGAATTATAATAcaagttttatttatttggttagttaaattatttacttacaactacttataattttaaaagataaaatatttttcctatttaatcatataaaataGTTATGGAAAAGTTTATTGTTTAAAACTAAGAAGATACATAATATTTGaacttttataaaattgaagATTGTGATTTGATTAATATTTTGTAAGAATATtatgtttttaagaaaataatttaggTTTAAATTGTTAGTAATCCCATATTACTAACAAATTTCAAGtataaagaatataaatatacaattttttataattaacttAAGTAATTGTGTTGGGTGCTTAGTCAATTGGATAAGTGGATTTACGTATTAAGCTCAAAAGATGGGCACtccaactttaatttaattataataataattttttatttgtatctAAATTAACTTTACATACATAAATTATACCACAAGTTATATACTACatgtcatttttattattttatattttctgtTTCTTGTATCCTAAAGGCAAAATTAAAGACTTAAAGGACAATAAATCACGCTTCAAgtctatttattttcttctgattttcttttattcttcaatGTAAATCATTCTCATCTTTAGAGGGCGTGAAATGAAATacgataaataataatatatattaatatctttttttatggaatgatgaaattaatattttgttgaCTTTGTAGATGATCAATTATTTTGTCACTATCATGCTTGATAATATATGCTTAAAATCACAAGGGTAATGGAATGGAATAGCATCATCAGTTTCATTccgaatttaaatttatttgattaattaattaaattcaactcgactaattaattaattaattcaaatacaatttttATAGGAGGAAACTTGAGCAAAATTCCTTAATCGAGATATTTTTCTATGctcaaaattttcatttgttACTAATAGAATAATATAAGTATTAATTattgagaatatatatatataatacaaaacaaataaatagatcAAAAAGTGTTGAAATCTTGTAGCTTTTCTAATTAACATATCATCCAAAACTTgggataatataaatatattatttgataagCATATGAAAATGAAAGCATGACAATTGAGTTTTCTTGTAGGAAATTGTGAAAGAATTGTAACTTAATGTGTTGAATCATGATAGGTTTAggacttataaataaatttaggaaaTTTGAATGGAATTCATTTAAAAATCATGAGTTTGATATATGTTATCTTGCCACATTGGTGCAAgattttgttatatattattagGTTATCttttatcaataattaattaatccctcattatttattttatttaccctTTTCCACTTTTTTTCCTTTCACCAAAATAAAGTGGGAGTGAGAAAGAATAGAAGATTACCAActttatgaatatattttatagTTGATTCATACCAATACTAATATTAacgtaatatttataaaaaaaatatatacattaacAGAAATTTGATTATACATATGAGCTAGTATTTGGTATattggtaattttttttctataaacattattaaaaatagtCATGTctcctttttttaatattttttaatattttattatgtcctataatatatttattaaccCTCTAACCCTACTTGTGAAGTCTAATATTATTCatacatgtttaatatttttaggttaaaataaagtGTAATAGTTAACatcgttaaaattattttattaaatttagatcCATTATAACATCATTTTTTGTTAAATTGCTATCAAGtgtgttttcttttatttcgaAATGTCACTCaagaaatttaacaaaaaaaaatgacaatgttaacaattagacttaaattttgaaatataaaaaaaattaaattaaatttttgaaaataaaatttaaaaactaagtttaaaaaatataaaaacttgggaaaatattttttatggtataacataaattatttatcattataTCCAAAATTGATAGATATACTTAAATGCTTCTCTTATTTGTCTTGCAATAAAAGAACACATCATTTGgaagttcaaaaaaaatatatatgaaaggTAGTCTTTTAATGTTCTTTTCTTGGAGTCTTTTTGTTAAGTGATAGTTTTAATACATCTAGATAATGTGGTTGGAAGGATTGTGAATACATTCATTTTCATGGATGGTAAAATTGAGTATACATTACAAAATGTTTGCAATATATCATTACGAGATATTATTAAAATCAAACTAAATCAATTAgttgaattaaaaattgatggCCCCATCGATATTATAAAACTGAAGGAGAGAACTGTTGCAAAATCGGTTGaattagttgaattttttttaaatcagatctaaattaattt
This window of the Gossypium hirsutum isolate 1008001.06 chromosome A09, Gossypium_hirsutum_v2.1, whole genome shotgun sequence genome carries:
- the LOC107935162 gene encoding lipoamide acyltransferase component of branched-chain alpha-keto acid dehydrogenase complex, mitochondrial; its protein translation is MLCRRILLIKVWNNGRRWLLPSSSLSPVPTTADYKRHFSTHIMAAFSLPQNNQFTLKIPYMENRCKFSSNAVADLHTNGIVDVPLAQTGEGIAECELLKWFIQEGDEVEEFQPLCEVQSDKATIEITSRYKGRVAQVLHVPGNIVKVGETLLKMAVEDTQVPLVTLSNLENEKQPDTKSNKDFTGGVLSTPAVRNLAKEHGININDVQGSGKDGRVLKEDVLKYATQEGIIKDPLVTATATADLGQLFHREKSSLLESAQVSGHYEDTIVPLRGFQRTMVKTMSMAAKVPHFHYVEEIDCDALAELKASFQTNNLEPGLKFTFLPVLIKSLSMALSKYPMVNSCFNEESVEVILRGSHNIGIAMATPNGLVVPNIKNVQSLSILEITKELSRLQQLSLDNKLSPADISGGTITLSNIGAIGGKFGAPIVNLPEVAIIAMGRIQKLPRVADDGDVYSASIMTVNIGADHRVLDGAIVARFCNEWKRFIEKPELLMLHMK